One window of Cryobacterium arcticum genomic DNA carries:
- a CDS encoding patatin-like phospholipase family protein: MTTSPQSATPQPTSVASPRQAPDVPSRTALVLGGGGSTGNAWLLGVIAGLTEAGMDVSRADLVVGTSAGATAAAQISGASPARLLGDILGAAADPARTPVRPVGDHLERTNRIIADSVDAADLRRRLGAAALDLAEMAGASAQTRWRATVASRLPSQHWPHRRMLLTAVDAHTGEPVVFDRHSGVELADAVAASCASGFAYRIRDHAFIDGGYRSNADNADLAAGYARVLVLSPFGGRSRTPAGWGLQLATQIENLRAGGSRVETIIPSPAAEHLFGANAMDASLRPPAARAGYEQGGAFAEEFAEFWR, from the coding sequence ATGACCACTTCGCCCCAGTCCGCCACTCCTCAGCCCACATCAGTCGCATCGCCCCGCCAGGCTCCGGACGTCCCCTCCCGTACCGCGTTGGTCCTCGGCGGTGGTGGTTCCACCGGCAACGCCTGGCTGCTCGGCGTCATCGCCGGCCTCACCGAAGCCGGGATGGACGTATCCCGGGCCGACCTCGTTGTCGGGACCTCGGCCGGAGCGACGGCCGCGGCCCAGATCAGTGGGGCCAGCCCGGCCCGACTGCTCGGCGACATCCTCGGGGCCGCGGCCGACCCGGCACGCACACCGGTGCGACCGGTGGGTGACCACCTGGAGCGCACGAACCGGATCATCGCCGACTCCGTGGATGCGGCTGATCTGCGCCGCAGACTGGGCGCCGCAGCCCTTGACCTGGCCGAGATGGCCGGTGCGTCCGCGCAAACCCGCTGGCGCGCGACGGTCGCCTCCCGGCTGCCCAGCCAGCACTGGCCGCATCGACGCATGCTCCTCACCGCCGTCGACGCCCACACCGGCGAACCGGTCGTATTCGACCGGCACAGCGGCGTCGAACTGGCGGATGCCGTGGCCGCGAGCTGCGCCAGCGGCTTCGCCTACCGCATCCGGGACCACGCCTTCATCGACGGGGGTTACCGGTCCAACGCCGACAACGCCGATCTGGCCGCCGGTTACGCGCGGGTGCTGGTGCTGTCGCCCTTCGGCGGCCGATCTCGTACACCGGCCGGGTGGGGCCTGCAGCTTGCCACTCAGATCGAGAACTTGCGCGCCGGCGGCAGCAGGGTCGAAACGATCATTCCATCCCCCGCCGCCGAGCACCTGTTCGGCGCGAACGCGATGGATGCGTCACTCCGCCCGCCCGCGGCACGCGCCGGATACGAGCAGGGCGGGGCCTTCGCGGAAGAGTTCGCCGAGTTTTGGCGCTGA
- a CDS encoding glycoside hydrolase family 68 protein has translation MHSLQKSPRRLLAAAGTTVALTTAALLGLPSAATALPALQDGPEPTPHTQEAHAPEDDFTAKWTRADARQLQRVSDPTTPPRENSMPASQTMPEVPQDFPDMSNDQVWVWDSWPLTDEDGNQYSVKGQEIIFSLVADRSLGFDERHQYAKIGYFYRETGVPAEERPENGGWTYGGLVFDEGVTDQIFEDKSFSHQTQWSGSARVFKGGEVKLFFTDVAFYRDAQGQDVKPYDPRLTLSVGKVHSTGKDVKLTGFNKVTELLQADGEYYQTGEQNPSFNFRDPFTFEDPAHPGETYMVFEGNTAMPRDEAYCTEEDLGYQAGDPFAETTDEVNASGATYQIANIGLAKATNEDLTEWEFLPPILSANCVTDQTERPQFVFKDGKSYLFTITHRGTFAAGIDGPEGVYGFVGDGIRSDFKPLNGSGLALGNPTNLNYQQGQPFAPNADQHPGAFQAYSHYVMPGGLVQSFIDTIGSPDDFVRGGTLAPTVKMDIAGDTTNVDYSYGDGGLGGWADVPANININPGGQVKPLR, from the coding sequence ATGCATTCTCTCCAGAAGAGCCCCCGGCGCCTCTTGGCCGCCGCGGGCACGACGGTCGCCCTCACCACAGCCGCCCTCCTCGGGCTGCCCTCGGCTGCCACGGCGCTGCCCGCCTTGCAGGACGGCCCCGAGCCCACCCCACACACCCAGGAGGCCCACGCCCCTGAAGATGACTTCACCGCGAAGTGGACCCGCGCTGACGCGCGGCAGCTGCAGCGCGTGTCCGATCCCACGACGCCTCCACGCGAGAATTCGATGCCGGCGTCGCAGACCATGCCCGAGGTGCCGCAGGACTTCCCCGACATGTCCAACGACCAGGTGTGGGTGTGGGACAGTTGGCCCCTCACCGACGAAGACGGCAACCAGTACTCGGTGAAGGGCCAGGAGATCATCTTCTCGCTCGTCGCCGACCGCAGCCTGGGCTTCGACGAACGTCACCAGTACGCCAAGATCGGCTACTTCTACCGTGAAACGGGCGTACCGGCCGAAGAGCGGCCCGAGAACGGCGGCTGGACCTACGGCGGACTCGTCTTCGACGAAGGCGTGACCGACCAGATTTTCGAGGACAAGTCGTTCAGCCACCAAACCCAGTGGTCCGGTTCGGCGCGGGTATTCAAGGGCGGTGAGGTCAAGCTGTTCTTCACCGACGTCGCGTTCTACCGAGACGCGCAGGGTCAGGACGTCAAGCCGTACGACCCGCGTCTCACGCTCAGCGTCGGCAAGGTGCACTCCACCGGCAAGGACGTGAAGCTGACCGGTTTCAACAAGGTCACTGAGTTGCTGCAGGCCGACGGTGAGTACTACCAGACCGGCGAGCAGAACCCGTCCTTCAACTTCCGTGACCCGTTCACGTTCGAGGACCCGGCCCACCCCGGTGAAACGTACATGGTCTTCGAGGGCAACACCGCGATGCCCCGCGACGAGGCATATTGCACCGAAGAGGACCTTGGCTACCAGGCCGGCGACCCGTTCGCCGAGACGACGGACGAGGTCAACGCCTCCGGAGCGACGTACCAGATCGCCAATATCGGTCTCGCGAAAGCAACGAACGAGGACCTGACCGAGTGGGAGTTCCTCCCGCCGATCCTGTCGGCGAACTGTGTCACCGACCAGACCGAGCGACCGCAGTTCGTCTTCAAGGACGGTAAGTCCTACCTGTTCACGATCACGCACCGTGGCACGTTCGCGGCCGGGATCGACGGACCTGAGGGTGTCTACGGATTCGTCGGCGACGGCATCCGTTCGGACTTCAAGCCGCTCAACGGTTCCGGTCTGGCGCTGGGCAACCCGACCAACCTGAACTACCAGCAGGGTCAGCCCTTCGCGCCGAACGCCGACCAGCACCCGGGCGCGTTCCAGGCCTACTCGCACTACGTGATGCCCGGCGGCCTTGTGCAGTCGTTCATCGACACCATCGGCTCGCCCGATGACTTCGTGCGGGGCGGCACGCTCGCACCGACCGTGAAGATGGACATCGCAGGTGACACCACGAACGTCGACTACTCGTACGGAGACGGCGGGCTCGGCGGCTGGGCCGATGTGCCGGCGAACATCAACATCAACCCGGGCGGACAAGTGAAGCCGCTGCGCTGA